A segment of the Deltaproteobacteria bacterium genome:
CCTATGTCGCTCTTAGCTCCATCGCTGCTCGCTCACAAGACCTTCTTTGCTTGCTCCCGCGGAACAAATCGGGTGTCGCTCTTTCCTCCTTCCTGCCTCTCGTGTTTCCTCTTCGTTCATCAGGCCAGGCGCTGCCTACTGCGCCCCTCCGGCTATCGCGATCTTCGTCGCCGCATTGGATCATCAAGCGCAGGGTTAGGAATAAATGATTCCTTCGGGTCAATCCGGACTCCAGGTGGGACAATCTTGTCGATACGATCCAATATCTCTGATGTGAGGCGCGTCTCGGCGGCGCCCATCGTGTCCTGTAATTGAGCAAACGTCTTTGGCCCCATAATCACCGAACTCACTCCTGGATGCTCCGCGGCAAATGCCGTCGCCATATGAGTGAGCGAAAGCCCAGCTTCTTGCGCAACGCCCTGCAAGGCATCGATGAGATCATACTTGCGTTGCACTTCTGCGCGTTCAATATCCCAGGTTCCCATGCGGCCTAATCGCCCGGCGGCACGACTGCCTTCTGGAGCAGGTTCATTGCGCTTGTATTTTCCAGTTAACCACCCACCAGCCAGCGGCGCATAGACCATCACACCGACACCATGACGTTGGCATGTCGGTAGGACCGCTTCTTCGACTTTACGGCTGAAGATCGAGTAGATGCATTGCTCGCTGCGTACACGGGCGAGATGGCGATGTTCAGCGATGCGTTGCGCTTCGACAATCCATTCTGCCGGTGATGCCGAGGCCCCGATCACACGGATTTTTCCTGCGCGTTGCAGATCGGTCATCGCGGCGATCGATTCTTCAATATCCATTTCCCAATCCCAGCGATGGAGCTGGTAGACATCGATGTAGTCGGTTTCCAGGCGGCGTAAACTCTCTTCAATCGCCTTCATGATCCAGCGACGTGAACCTCCACCATCGGTCGCATTCTTTCCAGAGCGGGTCATCAGTCCAGCGCGTCCCGGTGGAAAGAAGCATTTTGTCGCTAACACGACCTGGTCACGCCGCCCTTTCAAAGCTTTTGCCAGGATGCGTTCAGACTCGCCTTCAGAATAGGTGTCAGACGTATCAATGAAATTGACTCCTGCATCGATGGCTGCATGGGTGATCTTAATGCACTCGTTGTGATCTGTGTTTCCGTTCGAGCCAAACATCATCGCCCCAAGACAGAAATGGCTCACCTTCACTCCAGTTCCACCAAGCGTTCGGTATTCCATAGATTCTCTCCCTCAATCCTGAATCATTCGCCTGGAACAACAACTTTTACTGTCCCAGCACGAAAGTCTTTTCCTCGCTCTTTTACCATTGCTGGATAGGCATGGTAAAACTTGCCCCCAAGCCTGAGGAACGATTCAACATCTGTATCTTCAACCTCAAGGTCGGCAATCGTCTTTATGGCTTCTTCTTGTGTTTTCGCTGACAGCAATACGTCGTAAATGAGTTGGCAATCCGCAATCTGAAAATCGTCGCGACTCGGGAGTGCCTCGCGGTTCTGCATACTTTGCGGGAAGAAATCCAACAAATAGCGTAGCGCTTTCAGTTCATGGCGTTGTTGATCGAGTTTTTTAATGGTTTCCACAAGGTGCCTCCGTAGGGTTGCGATTGCCCCCTGTCACGATATACATAGAAACCTATGGCGGTTAGCGAACACAAAGACAAGGCCCACCGTGCGGTGCGTTGCGCGGTGATTACAGCGAGCGATACGCGAACGGTTGAGACCGATACCAGTGGCAAGAAGATCAAAGACTTACTTGCTGCCCAGCAGCATACGGTGACGTCGTACCAGATTCTCAAAGATGAACCGACGCAAATTTCTGCTGCGGTACGGACATTACTGGACCAAGCAGATGTCGACACGATTATCATCAATGGTGGAACCGGTATCGCTCCGCGCGATACGACCTTTGAAGCCATCCAAGGAATTCTTGAAAAAGAGATTCCTGGCTTTGGTGAACTCTTCCGCATGTTGAGCTACCAAGATATTGGCTCAGCGGCGATGATGACACGAGCGACTGCAGGTGTTGCAAAAGGAAAAGTGGTGATCTCACTCCCTGGCTCAACCGGTGCGGTGGAACTTGGGATGACAAAGCTCGTGTTACCTGAACTTGGCCACATGTTGTTTGTCCTGCGAGGCGAACGGCATACCCATTAATTTCTGCGTCTCTGCATCTCTGCGTGAGAGAATTCTATGCGTATTCACTTACGGTTCTTCGCCTCATTGCGTGAGCGACTGAAAAAAAGCGAAGAAGTACGGGAAGTTCCTGCTGGGGCAACGGTTGGTAGCGTATGGGAGCTGCTGAAACAGGAGCATCCTGAACTTGCTGCGGTTGAAAAATCGATGGCCTTTGCCGTGGCTCAGGAATACGTTGACAAGCAGCACCCCCTTCAAGATAATGACGAACTCGCATTTATTCCGCCGGTCAGTGGGGGTTGAAGAATTGCGGATTGGCGATTGTGGAATGTGGAATGTGGATTCAGATGCCTATCCGAGAGTGTCATATTGAGTGCTGCGAAACACCTCTCGTGCGTCTCTCCTGAGAGATTCTCCGCGTTGCTCAGTAATGATCCTTCCGGATGACTATGGTTATTCTCAGAGATTCCCTATTCTGTACGAAGTCATGAGACGACATTATGTCATCAGCAAATGAGAACATCCTCTGCAAAATCACCCAAGACCCCATTAACACCCAGGAACTGGCAGACTTCGTTGCCGATCCAGGCGCTGGCGCGATGGCCACGTTTGTCGGCATGACACGCGATACCAATGAAGGTCGCAACGTGACGCGCCTCGAATATGAGTGCTACCCCGGCATGGCTGAGAAAGAGATGGAGAAAATTGCGGCAGAGGTTTTACAACGCTGGCCGGTGAAAAGAATTGCCATGATCCATCGTCTCGGACGTGTCGATATTGGTGAAGCAAGTGTCGCTATAGCGGTCTCATCAGGGCACCGTCATGCCGCCCTTGAAGCGTGCCACTACGCGATCAATCAATTGAAGGAAACCGTACCGATCTGGAAAAAAGAGTTGT
Coding sequences within it:
- a CDS encoding aldo/keto reductase, with the translated sequence MEYRTLGGTGVKVSHFCLGAMMFGSNGNTDHNECIKITHAAIDAGVNFIDTSDTYSEGESERILAKALKGRRDQVVLATKCFFPPGRAGLMTRSGKNATDGGGSRRWIMKAIEESLRRLETDYIDVYQLHRWDWEMDIEESIAAMTDLQRAGKIRVIGASASPAEWIVEAQRIAEHRHLARVRSEQCIYSIFSRKVEEAVLPTCQRHGVGVMVYAPLAGGWLTGKYKRNEPAPEGSRAAGRLGRMGTWDIERAEVQRKYDLIDALQGVAQEAGLSLTHMATAFAAEHPGVSSVIMGPKTFAQLQDTMGAAETRLTSEILDRIDKIVPPGVRIDPKESFIPNPALDDPMRRRRSR
- a CDS encoding MogA/MoaB family molybdenum cofactor biosynthesis protein, with amino-acid sequence MAVSEHKDKAHRAVRCAVITASDTRTVETDTSGKKIKDLLAAQQHTVTSYQILKDEPTQISAAVRTLLDQADVDTIIINGGTGIAPRDTTFEAIQGILEKEIPGFGELFRMLSYQDIGSAAMMTRATAGVAKGKVVISLPGSTGAVELGMTKLVLPELGHMLFVLRGERHTH
- a CDS encoding molybdenum cofactor biosynthesis protein MoaE → MSSANENILCKITQDPINTQELADFVADPGAGAMATFVGMTRDTNEGRNVTRLEYECYPGMAEKEMEKIAAEVLQRWPVKRIAMIHRLGRVDIGEASVAIAVSSGHRHAALEACHYAINQLKETVPIWKKELYEGGELWIGSQTGTVGSFQKVQEEKRA
- the moaD gene encoding molybdopterin converting factor subunit 1; translated protein: MRIHLRFFASLRERLKKSEEVREVPAGATVGSVWELLKQEHPELAAVEKSMAFAVAQEYVDKQHPLQDNDELAFIPPVSGG